In a single window of the Micromonospora inositola genome:
- a CDS encoding PhoH family protein yields MTGTPPPGLPRVQTRITVPDPKIMVNLLGAGDEILRLVERSVNSDVHVRGNEITITGAPADNALAERLFSELLELIEKGETLTTDAVRRTVGMLEQGSAERPAEVLTLNILSRRGRTIRPKTLGQKRYVDAIDSHTIVFGIGPAGTGKTYLAMAKAVQALQAKQVNRIILTRPAVEAGERLGFLPGTLNEKIDPYLRPLYDALHDMLDPETIPKLMAAGTIEVAPLAYMRGRTLNDAFIILDEAQNTTPEQMKMFLTRLGFGSKIVVTGDVTQVDLPGGTTSGLRVVRDILENVEDVHFAQLSSSDVVRHRLVGEIVDAYARWDAERENQQAQSVHAVPGRTAQGGRAGRRR; encoded by the coding sequence ATGACCGGCACCCCACCTCCCGGCCTGCCCCGGGTGCAGACCAGGATCACGGTCCCCGACCCGAAGATCATGGTGAACCTGCTCGGCGCGGGCGACGAGATCCTGCGACTCGTCGAACGCTCGGTCAACAGCGACGTCCACGTGCGTGGCAACGAGATCACCATCACCGGCGCCCCCGCGGACAACGCCCTCGCCGAGCGCCTCTTCAGTGAGCTCCTCGAACTCATCGAGAAAGGCGAGACCCTGACCACTGACGCCGTCCGGCGTACCGTCGGCATGCTCGAGCAGGGCAGCGCGGAGCGGCCCGCCGAGGTCCTGACGCTCAACATCCTCTCCCGGCGCGGTCGTACCATCCGACCCAAGACCCTCGGGCAGAAGCGCTACGTCGACGCCATCGACTCGCACACCATCGTCTTCGGCATCGGCCCCGCGGGCACCGGCAAGACGTACCTGGCCATGGCCAAGGCGGTCCAGGCGCTCCAGGCCAAGCAGGTCAACCGGATCATCCTGACCCGGCCGGCGGTCGAGGCGGGGGAGCGGCTGGGCTTCCTGCCGGGCACGCTCAACGAGAAGATCGACCCGTACCTGCGTCCGCTCTACGACGCGCTGCACGACATGCTCGACCCGGAGACCATCCCGAAGCTGATGGCGGCCGGCACCATCGAGGTGGCGCCGCTGGCGTACATGCGGGGCCGTACGCTGAACGACGCGTTCATCATCCTGGACGAGGCGCAGAACACCACGCCCGAGCAGATGAAGATGTTCCTCACCCGGCTCGGCTTCGGTTCCAAGATCGTGGTCACCGGTGACGTCACCCAGGTGGACCTTCCCGGCGGGACGACCAGCGGCCTGCGGGTGGTCCGGGACATCCTGGAGAACGTCGAGGACGTGCACTTCGCCCAGCTCTCCAGCTCCGACGTGGTCCGCCACCGGCTGGTGGGGGAGATCGTCGACGCGTACGCCCGCTGGGACGCCGAGCGGGAGAACCAGCAGGCGCAGAGCGTGCACGCCGTGCCCGGGCGGACCGCCCAGGGCGGTCGCGCCGGCCGGCGCCGCTAA
- the ybeY gene encoding rRNA maturation RNase YbeY has product MSIEIANESGVEVDTDAVLAVARHALDEMGVNPLAELSVLLVDVDYMTELNHRWMGGDGPTDVLAFPMDEGSVDHGPGETAQAGGEPALLGDIVLCPEVAAKQAATAGHSPADELHLLTVHGVLHLLGYDHAEPEEEREMFALQARLLSSWRSTRSR; this is encoded by the coding sequence TTGTCCATCGAGATCGCCAACGAGTCCGGTGTCGAGGTCGACACCGACGCCGTGCTCGCCGTCGCCCGGCACGCCCTCGACGAGATGGGGGTCAACCCCCTCGCCGAGCTCTCCGTGCTGCTGGTCGACGTCGACTACATGACCGAGCTGAACCATCGCTGGATGGGCGGCGACGGTCCCACCGACGTGCTCGCCTTTCCCATGGACGAGGGCAGCGTCGACCACGGCCCGGGCGAGACCGCCCAGGCCGGCGGCGAGCCCGCCCTGCTCGGCGACATCGTGCTCTGCCCGGAGGTGGCGGCCAAGCAGGCGGCCACCGCCGGCCACTCGCCCGCCGACGAGCTGCACCTGCTCACCGTGCACGGCGTGCTGCACCTGCTCGGGTACGACCACGCTGAGCCGGAGGAGGAGCGGGAGATGTTCGCGCTCCAGGCCCGCCTGCTGTCCAGCTGGCGGTCGACCCGGTCCCGGTGA